A region of Polynucleobacter sp. JS-Mosq-20-D10 DNA encodes the following proteins:
- the rpoA gene encoding DNA-directed RNA polymerase subunit alpha → MQTNLLKPKIISVEALTANQAKVVMEPFERGYGHTLGNALRRVLLSSMVGYAPTEVAIAGVVHEYSTLDGVQEDVVNLLLNLKGIVFKLQSRDEVTINLRKEGPGVVTAKDIDLPHDVEIINPDHVIAHLSAGGKLDMQIKVEKGRGYVPGNMRQYHDEATKIIGRIVLDASFSPVSRVSYAVESARVEQRTDLDRLVMTIETNGVLSPEEAIRQAATILVDQLVVFAALESSEVSGDLAPSRSSMVDPMLMRPVDDLELTVRSANCLKAENIYYIGDLIQRTENELLKTPNLGRKSLNEIKDVLAARGLSLGMKLESWPPANLEK, encoded by the coding sequence TTCTGTTGAAGCGCTTACTGCCAACCAAGCTAAGGTTGTTATGGAGCCGTTCGAGCGTGGCTATGGCCACACACTCGGAAATGCATTGCGCCGTGTTTTGTTGTCCTCGATGGTTGGTTATGCGCCAACTGAAGTAGCAATTGCTGGTGTTGTTCATGAATACTCCACATTAGATGGCGTTCAAGAGGATGTAGTTAACCTTTTGTTGAACCTCAAAGGTATCGTATTTAAGTTGCAGTCACGTGATGAAGTGACTATCAATTTGCGTAAAGAAGGCCCAGGCGTCGTTACAGCAAAAGATATTGACTTGCCACATGATGTAGAAATCATCAATCCTGATCACGTCATCGCTCACTTGTCAGCTGGTGGCAAGTTAGATATGCAGATCAAGGTTGAAAAAGGCCGTGGTTATGTACCTGGCAATATGCGTCAATACCATGACGAAGCTACCAAGATCATTGGTCGTATCGTGTTGGATGCCTCATTTAGCCCAGTAAGCCGTGTTAGCTACGCTGTTGAGTCTGCTCGTGTTGAGCAACGTACCGACCTCGATCGTCTCGTAATGACAATCGAAACAAACGGTGTGTTGTCACCTGAAGAGGCAATTCGTCAAGCTGCTACCATTTTGGTTGATCAGTTAGTTGTATTCGCAGCCCTCGAAAGCAGCGAAGTTTCTGGTGATCTCGCGCCAAGCCGCTCTTCAATGGTTGATCCAATGTTGATGCGTCCGGTTGATGATCTCGAACTCACAGTGCGCTCTGCAAACTGCTTGAAGGCTGAGAACATTTACTACATCGGTGACTTAATTCAACGTACAGAGAATGAATTGTTGAAGACGCCTAATTTAGGTCGTAAATCTTTGAATGAAATCAAAGATGTATTAGCGGCCCGTGGCTTAAGTCTTGGCATGAAACTCGAAAGCTGGCCTCCAGCTAACCTCGAGAAATAA